GGCGAACATGGAGAAATCATGGAGAACATGGAGAAATCTCTATTAACGTTATTCTTGCCTCTCTCTCCCGTTGCCAAAACATAAGATAGCCTAAAATAATGTTTCTAGCGAGTATTTATACTTAGGGCCCTAAATATTACATAAAACGCTTAAAAATAAATGGAGAACGTCGGTCCCGATGGTCTGGACCAAGGCACAGCTCGTCCAGACCAAGGCTGTTGTGAACTGGGATTTTGCTCAGGAGGTTCTGGTCTGGACCAGAGATTGGTCGTCCAGACCAGCAGTGCTGCGAGCTGGGAAAGTGATCGTGGAGCTCTAGTCTGGACCAGAGCGACGTTGGTCCGGACCAAGCTCGCTGCAACTCAGTTTTGACTCCTTTTCTTCTCGGTTTTCACTCTTTGCTCCTTGTCGCATCTAGCAGCCTCCAATTTGCTACTTTTCACCTCCAATGGTCTACAAGACCTGCTAGCACGAATTCGAACACAAAACGTATTAAATAACAACGGAAAGGACATGCAAAGCGTAAATTAAAGGGATTGAAATGGGTGCTTTTCATTTTGCATTCTGCAACTTTTGGCAGCTGCAAGAAAGCAAAAATGCCAAATACACAGTGGAAACAATAACTCGCACATGGGGGTTGAACCCTTGGAATTTCTAAACTGCAGAAAACCAACTTCACAAATAGAACTTTAAGACACCAGATCCATTCTTAACAGGTTATTGCCAGGAGAAAAATAACTAGAAAGACATCTAAACTGCAGAAAACCTATCCAAGCAAGGAAGAACTTTACAAAAAGTGGCAGGAATAACATCTAAACTGCATCTTAACAGGACctataaaatgatcaaaatacctAAACCATCCAAAAGAAGGTTGCAAAAACATTGAAAACATAaaggaataataaaaaaacttaGATGTTCAACAATTTGTATCCGTTTATTCATCTCCATCTTCATTGTTATCTGTATCTTCGCTATCATCTCCACATTCACCCTCGGTTCCATCTTCTTCCTTCTCGGTCCCATCATCACTCTCCGCCTCATTTTTGCCCCCAGTCCCATCTTCACTCTCTGCTCCATCTTCGCTCTCATCAGTGCTTGAATCATTTTCACAGTGAAGGAGGGCTTTTCGCATCTCCTTCACCTCTGCCTTGAACTTGTTCATATCCTTCTTGTGGTCTGactgcattttttttatcaaggctAGTGCCTCATCCAATCGCGCTGCAATGCTCTCCAAAGAAGCGGGATCAGTGCCTGCACGATGTTTCCTACTCTGGCCCTGTGTCTTACCCAGGGTGCCACGTGCTATTGCATTCATCTGAGGCTTCCAGCTATCTCCCTCTATACCATCTCGAACAGGCACATCATTCTCAAGCAAAATTTCCGTTATCAGTAGACCATAAGGTAGTGCAGCAGTTGCATGCTCTGCCTTGGAAGCCACCTCCACAACCTTCCAAATAATCTTTCCCACATCAATAGGGTCCTTCTTAATTATCTTGTATAACATTCTTGCTTTCTCCAAGTTGAATGCATTCTTGACTCCTCTAGGATCCAGATTGTACCACACCATGACGTGGAGCACCGAGACATCTGGTTTGAGAAAACGCACACACCACTCATCTGTTGGTTTAATCCCGTTGATGTACAACACCTTCGCAATTTCAAGCTTATCTGGGAGCCTGACGCCGGACAAGAAGGGATATTGCCTTTCGTCATACGGGTTAGGGCGATCAATCTTTAAGAACTCTGCAATAGAATCCGCtgaaaactccaccttcaccccCCTCAAAACAGACACCATCTTGTGGTTGATTGTGTCATACGGTCTAATAATTCCGTGGAAGAACTCACGGACCATGTCCACATTTGCCTGTCCTTTTTGTTTCATTAAGTTCTCAAGGTTGGAGTCTATGATCAAATTAGGAATACCTGTCCGAGCCAATTTATCCGTGTCAACAAACCTCTCAACAGTCACAGCCCTTGATCTGAACCTTCCTAGGTCAAGTGGGGCATCAATTGTTTTAatcttcttctgcttcttcttacTAACTATTGCCTTTCTTTTGGTTGGCATCTTTGATTACCTGTGTGATGAActgaacaaagcaaaaaaagaatttactaGCCAAAAAATTTAACTACACATCCAATGCCACCAAGAGGGCTATTAAACAAACATTCATATAATCACAGAACCGTACACATAAGATAATCAAATTGTTAAAGGCTTATATACCCATGAGTAGCAAGACTTTTAAGACTAGTATTGAAACCAAGTACCACTAGCATCCACTGAAACATTGAACATGGGAAAATGATTCTAAAtgaaacacaaaaaatgaaaaaaaaaagaaagaaagaaagaaagataaagaaaCTCAGTTCCCAAAATTGTTAAGGCTTAGTTCCCTAAAATTCTGCCTAAAGTTCCTCCAATTCAAACCAACTTAGATCAACGACTACGGACTTATGCATTGCTAGTTCCCTGCCCTGTTTTGTCAACGTCCGTCTTCATCCTGATGGGGGAATAACTCTGGATTTGTGAATGCAGAAAAGTGCTCTTCGCAACCCTCCCTCTCCTTCGCTTTTACTTTTTTACAAGTTCGCTTCGTGTGGCCAATGCTCCTGCGTTACCAAACAAAGAGCTTTGCACTTAGAAGTAGtgaagctataaaaaaaaaaaaaaaactgctcaagtAGTGACATAAAGCATCATAATCTTTGCTACTAAAACACCACACCTGCAGTTCCCACATTTTCTTGCTGTGGGGAGTTTACTGGCAGAAGAGGGTCCCCCAGGATTGCCTTTTGTCTTGACTACCTTGGGGTCCCGAATCCCAAATAGTTTGGTGGCACTATTTTTTTCCTCGCCCTTATCCGCATTTCTCAGTTCCCAGCGCTTCTTCATCTCGGACATCATTTGGAAACCTGCTTCCCTCGCCTCCATAAAATCTTTGTCCGTGTGCGACGCATAATAGGACAATAAATTGAATGATGAGCTCAATATGCCATATCGTGTGGTTTGTGTCAGTAGGTTGGGAATTTTGGTGAGACTAGGTTGTGGATTGCTTGACCTAGCACTCCTAGTCCACCTCTGAACCACACAACTCATAGGGATAGATACAAGTTGTTGAAATTTCATGACAGTAATTATGTGGCAGCAAGGTATCCCAAATGACTCAAGTTTCATGCAAGGGCATTTTATGCTGCCATCGAATGGATGAAACTCAACTCTCCACTTATTTTCAGTTGCGTACTGTTCTAGAATATAGATATAATGATCCTCCTCTTCAAGTTGTTGCTTCACATAAAACTTGGCCTCTAGCTCCATTTCCGCccgaaactttaaaaaaatcttCCTCGTATACAACTCTGCTGCATTTTTCTCAAGTTTCTTTAATTGCGTTGTCAACACCGGGAAACTGTTCTCTGTTACACCCTCCGCGGCTGCCTCATTAACACGCATTCGAGCAATGGCCCTATCATAATGCCAAACAAATTCATATAGTCTAAGCCTCACTTTTAGGAACCTATTAAAATAAGCGTGCATGCCTTCGCAACGCTGACTGCTGCTCATACCGGCAAAGAAATGTCCACGAAGATAAGACTCAGCCCACTTATGACGATTGCGATAGACCTCTACCACCCAACTATTGTTTTCAATATTGTATTGTTTGACCAAGACAGCCCAAGCCTTGTCAAACTCATCCCTATCACATTCTAATGACTTCAACCGCTTGAAATCCTCATGAAATTTGGGTTTGTGGACATTTGACACAGCATTTCGTTGTAGATGCCAAGTACACAAGCGATGCTTAGCGTTTGGAATGACAGTTATGATGGCTTGACGCATAGCTTTATCACCATCTGTCACCACTGAGATGGGTTTTTTACCATCCATGGCCTCCATTAATGTTTCTAAAACCCACATGTATGTTTCTGTAGTCTCATTTGGTAATAGAGCACAACCAAATATGATTGACATGTAATGGTTACTCACGCCGCAAAGCATTACAAATGGCTTTTTGTATGCATTTGTCCTATAAGTAGTGTCAAAAACAAGTACATCACCGAATGCAACATAGTCTAGGCGAGACCTTGAATCAGCCCAAAACAGTTTGTCTAAACAATTTTCATGATCGACGTCATACTTGTAAAAAAACATTGGGTCGTCTAGAGCTTTAGCAGATAAGTATCCCAAGATAACCTCTGCATCCCCATCCTTGAGTTCTACTTTTCGGTCAGCTTGAACAGTATTATGCAAATCTTTTCGAACAAAACCCACCTTATCGAAACCACCAGACTGAATGGTCATAAGGTCCATTATCTGGCCAGTGCTAATGCCGACATTACGCATAGCTTTTGTTTGGGCTTTGTCAGCACTTGTTACAGACCTATGTGACCAAAGAAAAGGGACACAGTGGGGTGCGACCAAGGGATGGTTGTGTTCGCTTACAAAGTGAGTCACTATATATTCTCTCATTTTCACATCATAGCGCACACGAAAGACAGCTTTACATCCAACCCTAGTTTCTGCCCTTGGTGCTCTCAATCTATCAACATGCTCCAAGTATTTCTTTGCACGTACTCCTTGCCTAGAGCATACCCATTTTCTACTCACCACCACATTCTCCCTACGTACCTTTTTTCTATCCTTTCGGATGCTAAACCCCATTACCTTAGCATAGGCATTGTAAAAAGCATGCGCATTTTCCTCAGAATCAAACTTCATTTTG
The sequence above is a segment of the Rhododendron vialii isolate Sample 1 chromosome 13a, ASM3025357v1 genome. Coding sequences within it:
- the LOC131313287 gene encoding protein FAR1-RELATED SEQUENCE 5-like, producing MDQSSSRTSKDVNVKNDMNKFPEEEDDLGDSIEDGCVNGKQGLDSQIGLEGLNMLTARDVFKMKFDSEENAHAFYNAYAKVMGFSIRKDRKKVRRENVVVSRKWVCSRQGVRAKKYLEHVDRLRAPRAETRVGCKAVFRVRYDVKMREYIVTHFVSEHNHPLVAPHCVPFLWSHRSVTSADKAQTKAMRNVGISTGQIMDLMTIQSGGFDKVGFVRKDLHNTVQADRKVELKDGDAEVILGYLSAKALDDPMFFYKYDVDHENCLDKLFWADSRSRLDYVAFGDVLVFDTTYRTNAYKKPFVMLCGVSNHYMSIIFGCALLPNETTETYMWVLETLMEAMDGKKPISVVTDGDKAMRQAIITVIPNAKHRLCTWHLQRNAVSNVHKPKFHEDFKRLKSLECDRDEFDKAWAVLVKQYNIENNSWVVEVYRNRHKWAESYLRGHFFAGMSSSQRCEGMHAYFNRFLKVRLRLYEFVWHYDRAIARMRVNEAAAEGVTENSFPVLTTQLKKLEKNAAELYTRKIFLKFRAEMELEAKFYVKQQLEEEDHYIYILEQYATENKWRVEFHPFDGSIKCPCMKLESFGIPCCHIITVMKFQQLVSIPMSCVVQRWTRSARSSNPQPSLTKIPNLLTQTTRYGILSSSFNLLSYYASHTDKDFMEAREAGFQMMSEMKKRWELRNADKGEEKNSATKLFGIRDPKVVKTKGNPGGPSSASKLPTARKCGNCRSIGHTKRTCKKVKAKEREGCEEHFSAFTNPELFPHQDEDGR